A region from the uncultured Draconibacterium sp. genome encodes:
- the mnmA gene encoding tRNA 2-thiouridine(34) synthase MnmA — MNKRVLLGMSGGIDSSVAAMLLQEQGYTLIGITFIFSGTDADNHHFLNDARTLARHLNIEHLTIDLRAEFEEIVVRYFIKEYTKGNTPFPCAYCNPVLKFHYLNKYAVEYKCNYIATGHYVRTGYFNQKKYLYQGLDPDKDQAFFLWGLKREIVDKLIFPLGEFNKIQIRSIAKEKGFYALSEKKDSLGICFIEGNDYRKFLEKRGVKSKPGNFVDPEGKVLGKHQGIFNYTIGQRRGLGLNYNFPLFVAEIRLDDNEIVLAKYEELYRTKILIENYYVIDKEIVKQGVALHVKVRYRLQLTACKLNILSDTETEVELLEPEAMIAPGQTAVLFHDERLIGGGFIKSSK, encoded by the coding sequence ATGAATAAGCGAGTCTTGTTGGGTATGAGTGGTGGAATTGATAGTTCTGTTGCAGCAATGTTATTACAGGAGCAGGGTTATACCCTAATTGGGATTACATTTATTTTTAGTGGTACCGATGCGGATAATCACCATTTTTTAAATGATGCGCGAACGCTTGCAAGGCACCTTAATATTGAACATTTAACTATTGATTTAAGAGCAGAATTTGAAGAAATTGTTGTTCGGTATTTTATAAAGGAGTATACCAAGGGAAATACACCCTTTCCGTGTGCCTATTGTAACCCTGTTTTAAAATTCCACTATTTAAATAAGTATGCAGTTGAGTATAAATGTAACTACATTGCAACCGGACATTACGTTAGAACTGGCTACTTCAACCAAAAAAAATATTTGTACCAGGGATTGGATCCCGATAAAGATCAGGCATTTTTTCTTTGGGGTTTAAAACGTGAAATTGTTGATAAACTTATTTTTCCTTTAGGCGAATTTAACAAAATTCAAATCAGATCGATTGCAAAAGAAAAAGGCTTTTATGCTCTATCAGAAAAAAAGGATAGTCTCGGAATATGTTTTATTGAAGGAAATGATTATCGAAAATTTTTAGAAAAAAGAGGAGTAAAGTCAAAACCTGGAAATTTTGTCGACCCCGAAGGTAAGGTTTTGGGTAAACATCAGGGAATTTTTAACTACACCATTGGTCAACGGCGCGGTTTGGGTTTAAATTACAATTTTCCGCTTTTTGTGGCAGAAATTCGTCTAGATGACAATGAAATTGTATTGGCAAAATACGAAGAATTATACCGAACAAAAATACTAATTGAAAACTATTATGTAATTGATAAAGAGATAGTTAAACAAGGTGTCGCCTTACATGTAAAAGTACGTTATCGATTGCAGTTAACCGCCTGTAAATTGAATATTTTAAGTGACACTGAGACTGAGGTCGAATTATTGGAGCCAGAAGCGATGATTGCACCCGGGCAAACAGCTGTTTTGTTCCACGACGAACGTTTAATAGGTGGTGGGTTTATAAAATCATCGAAATAG
- the rsgA gene encoding ribosome small subunit-dependent GTPase A, whose amino-acid sequence MKEGLVIKSTGSWYTVEDEKGNTYECKIKGKFRIKGIKNTNPVTVGDRVEFKLQSVSANENEAQIGLITKIHERKNYIIRRSINLSKQAHIIAANIDQAILVVTMQYPVTTTTFIDRYLASAEAYRIPVLIVFNKTDRYNEDETEEMDLLMQIYGNIGYRCLKTSATSGAGIDEFKAALKGKTNVINGHSGVGKSTLINLIQPGLNLKTKEISDSHKTGKHTTTYSELFKLNFGGYIIDTPGIKAFGVLEMEPWEISHYFIEIFKISELCQYNNCSHTHEPGCAVKKAVEEYRIAPSRFRSYLGLLEPDDKHRPAF is encoded by the coding sequence TTGAAAGAAGGCTTAGTTATAAAATCTACCGGTAGCTGGTATACCGTTGAAGATGAAAAAGGGAATACCTATGAATGTAAAATAAAGGGTAAATTTCGCATTAAGGGTATTAAGAATACAAATCCTGTTACCGTGGGAGATCGTGTTGAATTTAAGCTGCAAAGCGTCTCTGCCAACGAAAATGAAGCGCAAATAGGACTAATAACAAAAATACACGAACGAAAAAATTACATCATTCGCCGTTCCATCAATCTTTCAAAACAAGCTCATATAATTGCGGCCAATATCGATCAGGCTATTCTAGTGGTAACTATGCAGTACCCCGTTACCACTACTACATTTATCGACCGTTACCTGGCTTCAGCCGAGGCGTATCGTATTCCGGTTCTTATTGTTTTTAATAAAACCGACCGTTATAACGAGGATGAAACGGAAGAAATGGACTTACTCATGCAAATCTACGGCAATATTGGCTATAGATGCCTTAAAACATCAGCTACAAGTGGTGCGGGTATTGATGAGTTTAAAGCGGCTTTAAAAGGCAAAACAAATGTAATAAACGGCCATAGCGGGGTAGGTAAATCCACACTGATTAACCTAATACAACCGGGCCTGAATTTAAAAACCAAAGAAATTTCTGATTCACACAAAACAGGTAAACACACCACCACTTATTCCGAGCTGTTTAAACTGAATTTTGGTGGTTACATCATTGATACCCCCGGAATAAAAGCTTTTGGTGTTTTGGAAATGGAACCCTGGGAAATATCGCACTATTTTATCGAAATTTTTAAAATTTCAGAGCTTTGCCAATATAATAATTGCTCGCATACGCATGAACCCGGCTGCGCAGTAAAAAAGGCAGTAGAAGAATACAGAATTGCACCATCGCGCTTTAGAAGCTATCTGGGTTTATTAGAACCGGATGATAAACACAGACCCGCATTCTAA
- the uvrC gene encoding excinuclease ABC subunit UvrC has translation MKYKTVNKNIDYLKSLISVLPNKPGIYQYLDQSNTIIYIGKAKDLRKRVSSYFTKNHEHRKTALLVRNITDIKHMVVQSEQDALLLENNLIKKYQPRYNIRLKDDKSYPWICIKNEAFPRVFKTRNLVRDGSRYFGPYTSIYTVRTLLELFKSEYKLRTCNYNLSKENIESGKYKVCLEYHIGNCKGPCEGHISEQEYQKGIEDITDILKGNISGVIKHLEDMMAEMSANLNFEEAMLLKEKYDSLKRYQSRSTVVSPVITDVDVYSIEEDEKFAFINYLKIIKGAIIQTFTLEIKKGLDETTEELLLAGIIEIRQKVFSNAREILVPFKLDNVIENVVFRVPKRGDKKELLDLSKRNAKYFRLEKDKQAVLKNPNIRTDRILNTIKKDLQLKELPERIECFDNSNLQGTNPVAACVVFKNAKPAKKEYRHFNIKTVEGPNDFASMEEVVFRRYKRLTEENKPLPHLIVVDGGKGQLSATMKAIDKLNLRGKISVIGIAKRLEEIYFPGDSVPIYINKNSETLKVIQHLRDEAHRFGITFHRDKRSKAFISSELNSIDGVGEKTTEKLLKDFKSVKQVKQQKLEALESSIGKAKARIVFDYFQKSQK, from the coding sequence TTGAAATATAAAACGGTAAATAAGAATATTGATTATTTAAAATCGCTTATATCGGTTTTGCCGAATAAGCCTGGTATTTACCAGTATCTCGATCAGTCGAATACTATAATTTATATCGGTAAAGCAAAGGACCTGCGAAAGCGGGTTTCTTCGTATTTTACAAAAAATCATGAGCACAGGAAGACAGCACTGCTGGTGCGAAATATTACCGATATAAAACACATGGTGGTTCAGAGCGAACAAGATGCGTTGCTTCTGGAAAATAACTTGATTAAAAAGTATCAGCCACGCTACAATATTCGACTGAAAGACGATAAAAGTTATCCTTGGATATGTATAAAAAACGAGGCATTCCCACGCGTTTTCAAAACAAGGAATCTTGTTCGCGACGGATCTAGGTATTTTGGTCCATACACATCAATTTATACGGTTAGAACCTTGCTCGAACTGTTTAAGTCGGAGTATAAATTGCGTACCTGTAATTATAATTTATCAAAAGAAAATATCGAATCAGGAAAATATAAGGTTTGTTTAGAGTATCATATAGGTAATTGCAAGGGGCCGTGCGAAGGGCATATTTCTGAACAAGAATACCAGAAGGGGATAGAAGATATTACTGACATTTTAAAAGGAAATATATCAGGTGTAATTAAGCACCTGGAAGATATGATGGCAGAAATGTCGGCTAATCTGAATTTTGAGGAAGCTATGCTGCTCAAAGAAAAATATGATTCGCTAAAACGCTATCAAAGTCGATCAACAGTGGTGTCACCGGTTATAACCGATGTGGATGTTTATTCTATTGAAGAGGATGAAAAATTTGCATTTATTAATTACCTGAAAATCATTAAGGGAGCTATTATTCAAACTTTTACATTGGAAATTAAGAAAGGTTTAGATGAAACAACTGAAGAATTATTGTTGGCAGGTATTATTGAAATCAGGCAGAAGGTATTTAGTAATGCTCGTGAGATTTTGGTTCCGTTTAAGCTCGACAATGTAATAGAAAATGTAGTGTTCCGGGTGCCAAAAAGAGGTGATAAAAAAGAATTACTGGATTTATCAAAACGAAATGCCAAGTATTTTCGACTTGAAAAAGATAAGCAGGCCGTGCTTAAAAATCCTAATATTCGAACTGATCGGATATTGAATACCATTAAAAAAGATTTACAGTTAAAAGAATTACCTGAACGTATTGAGTGTTTTGACAATAGTAATTTGCAGGGAACTAACCCTGTGGCAGCGTGTGTAGTTTTTAAAAATGCAAAACCTGCAAAAAAAGAATACCGGCATTTTAATATTAAAACTGTTGAAGGACCAAATGATTTTGCCTCGATGGAGGAAGTTGTTTTCCGACGTTACAAGCGATTAACGGAAGAAAATAAACCCTTACCACACCTGATAGTGGTAGATGGTGGTAAAGGTCAGTTATCAGCCACCATGAAAGCCATTGATAAACTTAATTTACGTGGTAAAATATCGGTTATTGGCATTGCAAAAAGGTTGGAAGAAATCTACTTTCCGGGTGATTCGGTACCCATTTACATCAATAAAAATTCGGAAACTTTAAAAGTTATTCAACATTTAAGAGACGAGGCGCATCGCTTCGGTATAACTTTTCATCGCGATAAACGGTCGAAAGCTTTCATTTCATCAGAGTTAAACAGTATTGATGGAGTGGGGGAGAAGACAACAGAAAAATTATTAAAGGATTTTAAATCGGTTAAGCAGGTAAAACAGCAAAAGTTAGAGGCGCTTGAAAGTTCTATTGGAAAAGCAAAGGCCCGGATTGTTTTCGATTATTTTCAAAAAAGCCAAAAATGA
- the ybeY gene encoding rRNA maturation RNase YbeY, protein MKSITFYFEDIKPLDLKEKSILKGLKLIIEDKNCEAGEISVIFCSDDYLLEMNKTYLNHDYYTDIITFDYVDKNVISGDLFISTDRVKENAEGIGSTFTKELYRVVFHGVLHLVGYKDKTDEEQKEMTKMEDYYLSKIDFNGVEV, encoded by the coding sequence ATGAAATCAATAACTTTTTATTTTGAGGATATTAAACCTTTAGATTTGAAAGAAAAATCAATATTAAAAGGTTTGAAATTGATTATTGAGGATAAAAATTGTGAAGCAGGTGAAATAAGTGTGATTTTTTGTTCTGACGACTATTTACTCGAAATGAATAAGACCTATCTTAATCATGATTATTACACTGATATCATCACTTTTGATTATGTAGATAAAAATGTAATTTCGGGCGATTTATTTATAAGTACAGACAGGGTAAAGGAAAATGCTGAAGGAATAGGTTCAACTTTTACCAAGGAATTGTATCGTGTTGTTTTTCATGGTGTTTTACACCTTGTTGGATACAAAGATAAAACGGATGAAGAACAAAAGGAAATGACAAAAATGGAAGATTATTACCTGTCGAAAATAGATTTTAATGGTGTAGAGGTATGA
- the mnmG gene encoding tRNA uridine-5-carboxymethylaminomethyl(34) synthesis enzyme MnmG: MMEKYDVIVVGGGHAGCEAATAAANLGSKTLLITMDMTKYGQMSCNPAMGGIAKGQIVREIDALGGFSGIIADKTTIQFRMLNKSKGPAMWSPRAQNDRFRFVEEWRNILENTNNLDLWQDAVIQLIIENNKVTGVKTKIGISFSSKTVILTNGTFLNGLMHIGQEKIKGGRIGEAASYNISEQLLEAGFKTGRMKTGTPVRIDGRTINFEKLTEQKGEEGHYKFSYLPGTKSTLKQRSCWITHTSMDVHDELSKGFEDSPMFDGTIQSTGPRYCPSIESKLVTFAEKEKHQLFLEPEGENTIEYYLNGFSSSLPWQVQLTALHKIEGLENAKIFRPGYAIEYDYFDPTQLNHTLETKILKNLYFAGQINGTTGYEEAGAQGIMAGINAHLNCAGNKEPFILKRNEAYIGVLIDDLVTKGVDEPYRMFTSRAEFRILLRQDNADIRLTEKAYKLGLATLDRLNLLQQKTALIQQIIDFTKDFSVKPRFVNQLLTQKGTSELKQGVKLFDLVLRPQISIFDLIEVITPFQRFLECIPEERKIEIIEGAEISIKYEGYINREKLFAEKLNKFEDINIENKFNYSELKSISTEARQKLEKINPKTIGQAKRISGVSPADINVLLVLLGR; encoded by the coding sequence ATGATGGAAAAATACGATGTTATAGTTGTTGGGGGAGGACACGCCGGATGCGAAGCAGCTACAGCTGCCGCTAATTTAGGATCGAAAACTTTGCTAATTACGATGGATATGACCAAATATGGTCAGATGTCATGTAATCCTGCCATGGGAGGTATTGCAAAGGGGCAAATTGTACGCGAAATTGATGCCTTAGGTGGCTTTTCCGGTATTATTGCTGATAAAACGACCATACAGTTCCGAATGCTTAATAAATCCAAAGGACCAGCAATGTGGAGTCCTCGTGCACAAAACGATCGGTTCCGTTTTGTTGAAGAATGGCGAAATATACTTGAAAATACTAATAATCTGGATTTGTGGCAAGACGCTGTAATACAGTTAATAATAGAAAATAATAAGGTAACAGGAGTTAAAACTAAAATAGGAATAAGTTTTAGTTCGAAAACGGTTATTTTAACAAATGGCACCTTCTTAAATGGATTAATGCATATAGGCCAGGAAAAAATAAAAGGTGGCCGAATTGGTGAAGCCGCTTCCTATAATATTTCAGAACAATTGTTGGAAGCAGGTTTTAAAACCGGTAGAATGAAAACAGGTACACCTGTTAGAATAGACGGTAGAACGATTAATTTCGAAAAATTAACGGAGCAAAAAGGTGAAGAGGGACATTATAAATTCTCTTATTTACCCGGTACTAAAAGCACATTAAAACAACGATCGTGTTGGATTACTCACACTAGTATGGATGTACACGATGAATTGTCAAAAGGGTTTGAAGATTCGCCAATGTTTGATGGTACCATTCAAAGCACAGGACCCAGGTATTGCCCGAGTATAGAATCAAAACTTGTCACCTTTGCTGAAAAAGAAAAACATCAATTATTTTTGGAGCCGGAAGGTGAGAATACTATTGAATACTATTTGAATGGTTTTTCTTCGTCTTTACCCTGGCAGGTGCAACTAACAGCACTGCACAAAATTGAAGGATTGGAAAATGCCAAAATTTTCAGGCCGGGTTATGCCATAGAGTACGATTATTTCGATCCTACCCAACTTAACCATACCCTGGAAACTAAAATACTTAAAAACCTTTATTTTGCTGGCCAAATAAACGGAACAACCGGTTATGAAGAAGCAGGTGCACAGGGTATTATGGCCGGAATTAATGCACATTTAAATTGTGCAGGTAATAAAGAGCCTTTTATTTTAAAACGTAACGAGGCTTATATTGGTGTTTTAATTGATGATTTGGTTACGAAAGGTGTGGATGAACCATATAGGATGTTTACGAGCCGGGCTGAATTTAGAATTTTGCTGCGTCAGGATAATGCTGATATTCGTTTAACTGAAAAAGCGTATAAATTAGGTCTTGCTACTCTGGATCGTTTAAATCTGTTACAACAAAAAACTGCATTAATTCAGCAAATCATCGATTTTACAAAAGATTTTTCGGTTAAGCCAAGGTTTGTAAATCAGTTACTTACGCAAAAAGGAACCAGCGAATTGAAACAAGGCGTAAAATTATTCGACCTTGTTTTACGTCCTCAGATTTCAATATTTGACTTAATTGAAGTCATTACCCCGTTTCAACGATTTCTGGAGTGTATACCCGAGGAACGAAAGATTGAAATTATTGAAGGTGCAGAAATATCTATAAAATATGAAGGTTATATAAACCGCGAAAAGTTGTTTGCAGAAAAACTCAACAAATTTGAAGATATTAATATCGAAAATAAATTTAATTATAGTGAATTAAAATCAATATCAACAGAAGCCCGCCAAAAGTTGGAAAAAATAAATCCAAAAACTATTGGTCAGGCTAAACGCATTTCTGGAGTTTCTCCAGCCGATATAAATGTACTTCTGGTTTTATTGGGGCGTTAA
- a CDS encoding ATP-binding protein, whose product MNCNPSNILIIRSVKTEIYKVEKFIKDIFSYHNFTDKCFNTVFLCISEATTNSIVHGNKEDHKKKVELNVDCERNLIKVCITDEGEGFDTDNIPDPTEQENLLKETGRGIHIIKTIAQNVCYNDKGNSISFEIFCK is encoded by the coding sequence GTGAATTGTAATCCGTCTAACATATTAATAATAAGATCGGTAAAAACTGAAATTTATAAGGTCGAAAAATTTATTAAAGATATTTTCTCTTATCATAATTTTACCGATAAATGTTTTAATACTGTTTTCCTTTGTATTTCAGAAGCAACCACAAATTCAATCGTGCATGGTAATAAGGAAGATCACAAAAAAAAGGTTGAATTAAACGTAGATTGCGAACGAAACTTAATAAAAGTATGCATTACTGATGAAGGCGAAGGTTTTGATACGGATAATATCCCGGATCCTACGGAACAGGAAAATCTGCTGAAAGAAACCGGCCGCGGTATTCATATTATAAAAACCATCGCACAAAATGTTTGTTATAACGATAAAGGTAACAGTATTAGTTTCGAAATCTTCTGTAAATGA
- a CDS encoding adenine phosphoribosyltransferase, giving the protein MDLKKEIREIPDYPKKGISFKDVTTLFKNKNAMRYVTDVISDNFKTKGITKVVGLEARGFVFGGAIANKLDAGFVPVRKKGKLPGDVVNESYELEYGVDSVEMHADALDGSDVVLIHDDLLATGGTAVAALNLVKKCGVKNVYFSFICDLEFIETPNKILLKEYETQVLVKY; this is encoded by the coding sequence ATGGATTTAAAAAAAGAAATAAGAGAAATTCCTGATTATCCTAAAAAAGGAATAAGTTTTAAAGATGTAACAACCTTGTTTAAGAATAAAAATGCAATGCGGTATGTTACGGATGTAATTAGTGACAATTTTAAAACAAAAGGAATTACAAAAGTTGTTGGGCTCGAGGCACGGGGTTTTGTTTTTGGCGGAGCAATAGCCAATAAATTGGATGCCGGTTTTGTTCCGGTGCGTAAAAAAGGAAAGCTTCCGGGTGATGTTGTAAACGAATCATATGAGCTGGAGTATGGTGTTGATAGTGTTGAAATGCATGCCGATGCCCTTGATGGTAGTGATGTGGTTTTAATACATGATGATTTGTTGGCTACAGGAGGAACTGCTGTTGCAGCGCTGAATTTGGTCAAAAAATGTGGTGTGAAAAATGTGTATTTTAGTTTTATTTGCGACCTCGAATTTATCGAAACACCCAATAAAATTTTATTAAAAGAATACGAAACCCAGGTATTGGTAAAATATTAG
- a CDS encoding DUF4175 family protein, whose product MSILMVLSILAYNKNILTESTERLVHYNQEFVKPAPFTFSLLNTTLQVKKGDLFILQISTEGKEIPQIVYVNIEGNNYLMKTLNPGKYEFEMASVIHPVQFYFTDLKYKSDSYHLQVLPKPGINSFTVEVIPPKYTLNENLSLQNIGDLQVPCGTMVKWQFQGIDVDSLSLVLNDSVKVGTIKSDTGFELSKRFYKSTDYNVFIQNKITEPELALSYHIEVIPDIYPDIEVVRLEDSTRLTRFFFKGLIGDDYGFSSLNFHYNVDNRDTAIALPVNKNLSDQEFYYSFDFNEINSKEPVSYYFSVTDNDAVNGFKTTTSNSYSFVFPDRDELFANEKEQFNNLEHMLTESQQLARDIQKDLKNLQIKNMDTNVSEWEKSQMVNDIVQKQNQLEKLYDKIKQDNEKLNNYLNSFNNNSEDIIDKQKQIEQLLEEVFTDELRELMEEFNKLAEEFDSKKLNQLSRNMDVTMDDLQKQLDRNLEMLKKFKVEQKLQELVDEMNKMASEEENMAKEIDENKNFEEINERVGEHQKNIKELEKRLSETLEMNKELEKPVGFDDFKEEFDELEKSTEESKENLGKKNRKKSGSSLQKTSEQMKNMAFAMQQMLDMNNMQQNQENIQNLRQILSNLILLSFNQEDVLSGLGGISAKDPRLNELNQQQKRIADQSKIVRDSLYALAMRTPQITSTINNELVTLEINLTKAGDQLEEALFPQARSSQQFVITATNNLALLLNESLEQLEKQQANSKPGDQQCENPGQGGNGMNNLKESSESIKQQLQKMIEQMKNGNSQGLSKQMGQSLMQHEMMQQMLRELMNNGTVGSEAKETFKKIDDLLEQNRKEIMNRSINAQTIARQNLITTRLLEAEKAEMEREFEDKRESESAEDFYSNPVKFFEYKEKENFSIEYLNKNSHSLTNFYNKKYKKYINKIQNQSEL is encoded by the coding sequence ATGAGTATATTAATGGTTCTTTCGATACTTGCTTACAATAAAAATATACTAACTGAATCTACTGAAAGACTGGTACATTACAACCAGGAATTTGTTAAACCTGCACCATTTACTTTTTCACTACTAAATACTACCTTGCAGGTTAAAAAAGGAGATCTGTTTATTTTACAAATAAGTACTGAAGGAAAAGAAATTCCACAGATTGTTTATGTAAATATTGAGGGTAATAATTATCTGATGAAAACGCTGAATCCTGGAAAGTACGAGTTCGAAATGGCATCTGTTATTCATCCTGTACAATTTTATTTTACCGATTTGAAGTATAAATCAGATAGTTATCACCTGCAAGTTTTGCCAAAACCCGGAATAAATTCGTTTACAGTAGAAGTTATACCACCAAAATATACATTAAATGAAAATTTAAGCCTCCAGAATATTGGAGATTTGCAGGTTCCATGTGGAACAATGGTTAAGTGGCAGTTTCAAGGTATTGATGTTGACTCGCTTAGCCTAGTATTAAACGATTCGGTTAAAGTAGGAACGATAAAAAGCGATACTGGTTTTGAACTCAGTAAAAGGTTTTATAAGTCAACAGATTATAACGTTTTTATACAAAATAAAATTACCGAACCAGAATTGGCTTTATCGTATCATATTGAGGTAATACCCGATATTTATCCGGATATAGAGGTGGTTCGCCTCGAAGATTCAACACGATTAACACGTTTCTTTTTTAAAGGCTTAATTGGCGACGATTATGGATTCTCTTCTTTAAACTTTCATTATAATGTTGATAACAGAGATACAGCAATTGCACTTCCGGTAAACAAAAATTTAAGCGATCAGGAATTTTATTATTCATTTGATTTTAATGAAATAAATAGCAAAGAACCGGTATCTTATTATTTTTCGGTTACCGATAACGATGCAGTAAACGGTTTTAAAACAACAACTTCCAACAGTTATTCCTTTGTTTTTCCAGATAGGGATGAACTGTTCGCCAACGAAAAAGAGCAATTTAATAATCTTGAACACATGCTGACTGAAAGTCAGCAACTTGCCAGAGATATTCAGAAAGATTTAAAAAATCTGCAAATAAAAAATATGGATACAAATGTATCTGAATGGGAAAAATCGCAGATGGTTAATGATATTGTCCAAAAACAAAATCAACTGGAAAAATTATACGATAAAATAAAGCAAGACAACGAAAAGCTAAATAATTACCTGAATTCTTTCAATAACAATTCAGAAGATATAATCGACAAACAAAAGCAAATAGAACAGTTATTGGAAGAAGTATTTACAGACGAGTTACGCGAACTAATGGAAGAATTTAATAAGCTTGCTGAAGAATTTGACAGCAAAAAGCTTAACCAGTTATCGCGTAATATGGATGTTACAATGGATGATCTTCAAAAGCAATTGGATCGAAATCTTGAAATGCTAAAGAAATTTAAGGTAGAGCAAAAGTTGCAGGAGTTGGTTGATGAAATGAATAAAATGGCCAGCGAAGAAGAAAATATGGCCAAAGAAATAGATGAGAATAAAAATTTTGAAGAAATAAACGAAAGAGTAGGGGAGCATCAAAAAAATATAAAGGAGCTTGAGAAACGTTTAAGCGAGACCCTGGAAATGAATAAAGAATTAGAAAAACCCGTAGGTTTTGATGATTTTAAAGAAGAGTTTGATGAGTTGGAAAAAAGCACAGAAGAAAGTAAAGAAAATCTTGGAAAAAAGAATCGCAAAAAATCAGGTTCGAGTTTGCAAAAAACATCGGAGCAGATGAAAAATATGGCATTTGCCATGCAGCAAATGCTCGATATGAATAACATGCAACAGAATCAGGAGAACATTCAAAATCTCCGACAAATTTTGAGCAATCTAATACTGTTATCGTTCAATCAGGAAGATGTTTTAAGCGGATTAGGTGGTATAAGTGCAAAAGATCCAAGGTTAAACGAACTTAATCAACAACAAAAACGAATTGCCGATCAAAGTAAAATTGTACGCGATTCGTTGTATGCACTGGCCATGCGAACCCCACAAATTACAAGTACAATTAATAACGAGCTGGTTACATTGGAAATAAATTTGACAAAAGCCGGCGATCAGTTGGAAGAGGCACTTTTTCCACAGGCCAGAAGCAGTCAACAATTTGTAATAACAGCGACCAATAACCTGGCACTTTTGCTAAACGAATCGTTAGAGCAATTAGAAAAACAGCAAGCCAATTCCAAACCAGGCGATCAGCAATGCGAAAATCCAGGACAAGGCGGCAACGGGATGAATAATCTTAAGGAGTCATCAGAAAGTATAAAACAACAGTTGCAAAAGATGATTGAGCAAATGAAAAATGGGAATTCGCAAGGCTTAAGCAAACAAATGGGGCAGAGTTTAATGCAACACGAAATGATGCAACAAATGCTGCGGGAACTGATGAATAATGGCACTGTTGGCAGCGAAGCAAAAGAAACATTCAAAAAAATTGATGATTTGTTGGAGCAAAACAGAAAAGAAATTATGAATCGTTCAATAAATGCCCAAACTATTGCCCGTCAAAACCTCATTACAACTCGTTTACTTGAAGCCGAAAAGGCTGAAATGGAAAGAGAGTTTGAAGATAAAAGAGAATCGGAAAGTGCCGAGGATTTCTACAGTAACCCTGTGAAATTTTTTGAGTATAAAGAAAAAGAAAACTTTTCAATTGAATACTTGAATAAGAATTCGCATTCTTTAACAAATTTCTATAACAAGAAATACAAGAAATATATAAATAAAATACAAAATCAGAGTGAATTGTAA